The Miscanthus floridulus cultivar M001 chromosome 7, ASM1932011v1, whole genome shotgun sequence genome includes a region encoding these proteins:
- the LOC136462679 gene encoding ETHYLENE INSENSITIVE 3-like 5 protein, with amino-acid sequence MHASSDSDSRIFGSLLSSELLIAFYSESAMEHDVAHGDGAVPAGQEAFQVAQEVEQEEFSDSESGSESIEISDLKRRMWKDQMLLSKLEGRAGTLRAAGGAAPSSRPLAPPTAGADGEEEEEENPEVRCRRKAMLRAQDGVLRHMLKMMEACNARGFVYGVIDEAGEPMSGSSDSLRGWWKDNVSFDRSGPMALTAPTGESPLGAASCIHRLQDIQDSTLGSVLSALIQHCVPPQRSFPLERGLAPPWWPTGEEAWWGAQGEVQAYQGVPPYRKPHDLKKAWKISLLSAVMKHMSPRFDQMRKLVWQSKRLQQKMSAKETETWSKILRQEETLSRRLKSSLKITPLDGDGGGDEEAEEDRDGLEDVVRGVHDKRKRELISTGDDSGRSSAGGEGGELLVAGLVADEKNLNPVDELLKRYYSCVPDQHESFVVAPEDEAGVMTMPLGELDLCGVVDEVPPDVLFDLIASCSGADDAFRLMQQD; translated from the exons ATGCATGCGTCCTCTGACTCTGACTCTCGGATCTTTGGCTCTCTTCTCAGTTCTGAACTTCTGATCGCCT TTTACTCTGAGTCGGCAATGGAGCACGACGTCGCGCACGGTGACGGCGCTGTCCCGGCAGGCCAAGAAGCATTCCAGGTGGCTCAGGAGGTTGAGCAGGAGGAGTTCAGCGACTCTGAGTCGGGCTCCGAGTCCATTGAGATCTCCGACCTGAAGCGCCGCATGTGGAAGGACCAGATGCTGCTCAGCAAGCTGGAGGGGCGCGCGGGTACCCTCAGGGCCGCCGGCGGGGCGGCCCCGTCGTCCAGGCCGCTTGCGCCACCGACGGCGGGCGCGgacggggaggaagaggaggaggagaacccCGAGGTACGGTGCCGGCGGAAGGCGATGCTCCGCGCGCAGGACGGCGTCCTCCGCCACATGCTCAAGATGATGGAGGCCTGCAACGCGCGCGGGTTCGTGTACGGCGTCATCGACGAGGCCGGCGAGCCCATGTCCGGCTCCTCCGACAGCCTCCGCGGATGGTGGAAGGACAACGTCAGCTTCGACCGGTCGGGGCCCATGGCGCTCACGGCCCCGACCGGCGAGAGCCCGCTGGGGGCCGCGTCCTGCATCCACCGCCTCCAGGACATCCAGGACAGCACGCTGGGGTCCGTGCTCTCGGCGCTCATCCAGCACTGCGTGCCGCCGCAGCGGAGCTTCCCGCTGGAGCGCGGGCTGGCGCCGCCGTGGTGGCCCACGGGGGAGGAGGCCTGGTGGGGCGCCCAGGGCGAGGTCCAGGCGTACCAGGGCGTGCCGCCGTACCGGAAGCCTCACGACCTCAAGAAGGCGTGGAAGATCTCGCTGCTGAGCGCGGTGATGAAGCACATGAGCCCGCGCTTCGACCAGATGCGCAAGCTCGTGTGGCAGTCCAAGCGGCTGCAGCAGAAGATGAGCGCCAAGGAGACGGAGACGTGGTCCAAGATCCTGCGCCAGGAGGAGACGCTCAGCCGCCGCCTCAAGAGCTCGCTCAAGATCACGCCcctcgacggcgacggcggcggcgacgaggaggcggaggaggaccgAGACGGCCTGGAGGACGTAGTCCGCGGTGTGCACGACAAGCGCAAGCGCGAGCTAATCAGTACAGGAGATGACAGCGGGCGGAGCAGCGCCGGCGGCGAGGGCGGGGAGCTGCTGGTGGCCGGCCTCGTGGCGGATGAGAAGAACCTTAACCCGGTCGACGAGCTCCTGAAGCGTTACTACAGCTGCGTGCCTGATCAGCACGAGAGCTTCGTCGTCGCGCCGGAGGACGAAGCAGGCGTCATGACGATGCCTCTCGGAGAGCTGGACCTGTGCGGGGTCGTCGACGAGGTGCCGCCGGACGTGCTGTTCGATCTCATCGCGAGCTGCTCGGGAGCGGACGACGCGTTCCGCCTGATGCAGCAGGACTGA